From Camelina sativa cultivar DH55 chromosome 20, Cs, whole genome shotgun sequence, the proteins below share one genomic window:
- the LOC104772157 gene encoding uncharacterized acetyltransferase At3g50280-like, with protein MVSSSSEVTIISKCFVKPKTITEKAKEPYHLSPLEHVMLSMHYSQKGLLFLKPSFAKSEDAKFFMQTFLQKLKDSLATSLVHFFLLAGRLSTLKTDNPRYYSVFVDCNNSPGAGFIHAESDLSVSDIVGSKYVPLAVQSFFDHHKALNSDGHTMSLLSVKVTELVDGV; from the exons atggtttcttcttcatcggaaGTAACGATAATCTCAAAATGCTTCGTCAAACCAAAAACCATCACCGAGAAAGCAAAAGAGCCATATCATTTATCACCGTTGGAGCATGTGATGCTTTCTATGCACTACAGCCAAAAGggtcttctctttctcaaacCATCATTTGCTAAATCTGAAGATGCAAAATTTTTCATGCAGACTTTTCTGCAGAAGCTTAAAGACTCGCTAGCCACATCACTAGTCCATTTCTTTCTGCTCGCGGGTCGCCTCTCGACTTTGAAAACTGACAATCCAAGATATTACTCAGTGTTTGTGGATTGTAATAACAGTCCTGGAGCTGGATTTATCCATGCTGAATCAGATCTAAGTGTATCAGACATTGTTGGATCCAAATATGTTCCTTTGGCTGTTCAATCTTTCTTTGATCATCACAAAGCGTTGAATAGCGATGGTCACACCATGAGTCTCTTGTCAGTCAAG GTAACAGAATTGGTTGATGGAGTGtga